ACTACCCTTTATTTTATTACGCCCGAACAGGGTTTCTATAGCAAGACTTACAACAGGGAAGAAGGCACTGCTCTTTTTTTCCAACACATATTCGAGCGACTGGAACCGTTAGCTACGTCACAGTTGGTGATCAATAACGATTTTTTTGAAGATTTACTGGACGGTTTGGCAGATGGGAATGAAGTGACAGAACAAATGGCATTAGGCGGAAAAAAGCTGGATGAGATGAACCTATTACCCGCACCATTTCCGATTGAAAAATATTTGTCTTCGCGGGATATGCGTCATTTAAAAAAATTATATGGCATCGGTGGGCTAAGTTACGGAAATCTAAGCAGTCGTGCAAATAAGGACCACTTCTGGATGAGTGCCAGTGGCATCGATAAATCGAATATGAAGACGGTGGGTCGGGATATGCTCTATATCACCGGGTATGATTCGGAAAAAAATGCCATGCAGATTAGCATCCCCCCGAACACCACACCTAAAAGAGCATCTGTAGACGCGATTGAGCATTGGATGATTTACAAAGAACACCCTGATGTAGGAGCCATCGTTCATATCCATGCCTGGATGGACGGGGTCGAACCCACCCCGGTGAATTATCCTTGCGGAACGATCCAACTGGCAGAAACGGTGGCCGAATTGGTACGGGAATCCGCTGAACCATCGAGGACGGTCATTGGGCTTAAAAATCATGGCCTGACAATTACAGGAACGGATTTGGATGATATTTTCCGGCGTATAGAAGGGCAGATTATTCCCCATGTTCCAATGTCGTGAAGAAAAGGATGGCTGGTCACAGGATAGGAGGTTGTATGAAACCCATACTGATAACCATTTTCGAAACCGTTATCGAAGCTTTACTGTGGTTGTTTGAATTTGAGTATGAAGAAATGATGGAACAGACCCAAGGACATCAAAAACAAATCAAGTAAATGAAGGAGTAGGAATAGTATGGATGCGATTAATCCGGTCGCTGTTGAACTAGGGCCGATCCAAATTTATTGGTATGGGCTCATTATTGTAGCCAGTGCACTGCTTGGATTATATCTTGCCGTCCGGGAAAGCAAACGCCGCGGTCTTCCGAAAGATACCTTTGTCGATCTCCTACTTATCGGTTTTCCCTTATCCGTCCTGTTTGCCAGGGCTTACTATGTCGTTTTTAACTGGGAACAGTATGCAGACAATTTTTTAAGGGTTTTTGCCGTCTGGGAAGGCGGGCTGGCCATGCATGGCGTGTTGATCGGAGCTACATTGACCCTTGTTGTTTTTGCGTATGTCCGAAGACATTCCTTCTGGCAACTTGCCGACATTATGGCACCAAGTTTAATTTTGGCACAGGCGACCGGCCGATGGGGGAATTTTATCAATCAAGAAGCCCATGGGGGTCCCGTTTCACGGGCGTTTTTGGAGGGCATATACGTTCCGGAATTTATCATTGATCAGATGTACATAAATGGCACCTATTATCACCCGACGTTTTTATATGAATCGCTGTGGAATGTCACAGGATTTATCGGGCTAATGTTACTGCGGCGGATAAATTTACGTAGGGGAGAACTGTTTTTGACCTATCTTCTTTATTATTCGGTTGGACGGTTCTTTATCGAAGGTTTACGAACGGACAGTTTAATGCTTACGGAACACTTACGGATGGCTCAGGTCGCTTCTCTGTTTCTGATCCTATTCGCAGTGGGGATGATGGTGTACCGACGGAAAAAAGGCCATGCCCACGTTCGTTATCTGGATGACGGGGGAGAGAGGCTCGCCGTAAAACGTTCATGACGAGCGATAAAAAAACACCGAGCGAGCATATACATGTGGGAATATTGTGATAATAATAGCATATCCTTTTACAGAACTTAGAGCGAGAAAGCCCCCGTCTTTAGATGTGGGATGAAGCATGACAAACCAAACATGTGTTTGTATCATGGAATTGGGAGGTGAGCATCATATGCCACAATTTCATTAAAACTTGAGTTATTAAAACCAACCAAAAACAAAGCATCCATGTATCAAAAAATGACGGAAACAAATACAACGTTTGCTAATTGGTTGCTTGAATGGAAAGATTTAAACAAAGCCACCTCGAAGCATTTTAAGTCGTGTTCAGATGAAACATTCCCTTCTGCCATTGTAAACCAAACCATAAGAGCGGTTAAATCCAAGAAAAAAATCAAAAAGCAAAGGTTTTCCGTTCTTTTTGGTGTGGATTCAACAATCAAACTTGTAAAATTGAAAAAGAAAATGCTTTGTATAAAATTTCATTTCCTACGTTAGAAAAAAGAGTCGGTGTTCCTGTTTTTGCCAACAACACTGGTTAGATAGAATTTTAGAAGGATGAGCAAAACAAGGCGCTACCGAATGTACGAAAAGCGCAGTCGTTGGTTTGCTTCTGTGACGGTTGCTTTTGAATCTGAAAAACCAAAAGTTGAGCCACGATCACCGAAGGTGATGGGGGTTGATGTTAGATGAAATAATCTAGCCGTAGCTTCTGTTGGCACAGAATCGTTATTCTTCAAGGGGAATGAAACGGCTTTTGTCCGCAGAAAGTTCGCTTCTGCCCGAAGGCAAATGGGAAAAAATAAGTGTCTGAATGCAATGATTAAATCTAAGGATAAAGAGTCTCGAGGATGAAAGATGTCAACCACAAAATCAGCCGTCAAATGGTTGATGTTGCCCAAGCCAACGGTGTTCGTTTGGTTCGAATGGAAGATTTGACCGGCATTAGGCATACGGCAAAATCAAAAAAGAAGCAGGACGTCATCTTCACCGGTGGTCTCCCTATCAATTGCAGCAGTTTATCCAGTATAAAGTTGAAATGGCTGGCATCGCAGTGGAATATGTTGTTCCAAACGACACATCGCAGACGTGTAAGTGTGGACATAAATCCAAAAACAACCGTAACGGGACAACGTTCCGGTGCAAGAAATGTTAGTACGCAACACACGCAGACCTGAATGCGGCGATCAACATTTCAAAAGCGATTTCGGGTATTTCCGAAACAAAAAACAAAAAGAACGCATCTTAAAACCTAGTACAGAGTGGTCGAATTATCCGGTCACACCCAAGGGCAACTCAAAAAAGGAGGGCGGTCACTCGTGCATTATGGCTGAATTTCCTCACACTGGCTGATTTTCCTTCCGGTTTGTTCCACATAACTTATTCATGGCACCTCTGATTAGGATATTATTGCTTTTAGAGGTGTCATAACTTGTTTATGGCACCCCTGATTGGGTTATTTAACCTTCGAGTGGTTCCATGACTCACTCATGGCACCTCTAATTGGGGTAATCTTCCTTCTAGTGGTGTCATAATGAGGATTTCGGACGTTCTCTTCGCGAAAGTTAATAGTAAACGCGCCTTCTATTTTTGGTATCTCAACCATTGGGTGGAGATCTGGCACGTTTCCTAAATCTGGCGCCAACAACGATGGGGATCACTTATTTCAGCCGTCCTGCACTAGTGTTGTGGGAAAAGCAACACCGCCTGTAAGGTACATGTGCCATCGTACGCCGAACGAAACAGGACGAGGGGATGGCACACCTCTGAACTAAAGGCTCGTTCAAAACAGAAATGGATTGCGAACGTAATAGCACTTTAGAATCCCATTGCTTTAGCCGCGGGAGTGTCAAGAAAGGATCTATTTTTATGGAATGGCTATTGAAAGATCATGAGAAAATGAAGATTCGGCCCCACAATGGAGTGGCCGAAAAGGAGATGAGACTCAGGCGATCACGACACTAACCCAAAATCGTCTAATTTTGCTTGATGCGTATACTCCATCGTTCGTAAATATTCCGTTAGGTTCTCTGTATAGCTACGTGTAAGGTCACAAGCTTCTGTGCTCCCGTCCGTACATTCACTGATGTTTTTGTCGACTGCATTCATTTCCAACAAGGATCCTAATGTAACATCCCTAAGATCATAAAATTCAGGAGGCGTTGGCTTATCCGTGATGTCGTCCACCAAACCGGATAAACGTCCGACGGAAGCCTGTGTACCAGACGCATCGGTTTCATCAACGTACGCATAAAGGCTTTGAAGTTCCTCATGAAATTGTTCTAAAAAAGCACTGTAATGATCACTGTATGCTTTTATTTCATCATAATTGCTTGTCGCCTCATGCAGATCTCTTCGATACAATTCATTATGTTCAACCCCCGGGTTCGACACATATTCCATTCTGGCAAGGTCATCGTCCAGATCTTCGGCATTCTCACTTCCACAACTCGAAATGGCAAGCATGAGCAAAATGATGACCAAAGATCCTTTCATTAAGCGCATGATATTCATCCCCTTTTCTGTTAACTCCTTCAACGATTAGTATGAGATCAAATGGAAGTATCTATGCATGAAAGAATAAGAATGAGGTCACCCTGATTGATAAGTGAAATTATTTTTTAAGGAAACTTCTCGCAAAAAATCTTTAATCCCATGTGATTTTCGCTTATAATGGTGTGGAATACACGTCTGGGGGGCACAGGGACCATGCATTCAGAAAAAATTTCCGTACCACTTACAGATGAACTATTCAGTGAAATCAAGCACCTATCCGAAAACGAACAGAATCGGTTTTTCCGTCAGCTGGTCCAACGGTATATTGAACGGAAAAAGAAGGAGCACCTTCGCGCTGACTTAAAGGAAGGGTATATTGAGATGGCAGAATTAAATCTGTCGATCGCCGAAAGCTTCGCCTATGTGGAATGGGAAGCGACTCGCACAGCAGAATCAAACAGGCATGACACCCAATATACCAAGGAGGTGAATGGATGACGTGAATAATTCGAATCAGTCTCAACATCCAACTGCAAAGAAAAGCGTCAAACGGGGGGATGTTTTCTTTGCAGACTTATCTCCGGTGGTCGGCTCGGAACAAGGCGGTGTCCGACCGGTCCTTATTATTCAAAACGATATAGGCAACCGCTTTAGCCCAACCGTCATTGTAGCCGCGATTACCGCACAAATTAAAAAAGCGAAATTGCCGACACATGTGGAAATCGACGCGGAAGAGCATCGATTTGACCGGGACAGCGTCGTACTTTTGGAACAAATCCGCACGATCGATAAACAACGTCTTACGGACAAAATTACCTATTTAGACGATGAGATGATGAAAAAAGTGAAAAACGCATTGGAAATCAGTATTGGCCTTAGTGATTTATAAGTGTAAAAAGAACAGTGCTGAAGGGAAAACGGACGCAAATATTTCGTACATAATGAAGGAAAACACCAGCTCTCCCCCCAGGGCTGGTGTTTTTTAGGTAAGAAGGTATAAAAAGAAACCACGTAAGGCATTCTAATGCCTCAGTACATAACTTTTCCAATGTTGGTTATCTTAACCACAGGCATCAACCTTCATTGAATATGTGATATTATGTGAAAAAATGAAATTTATTCTCACAATTATCTCTAAAATATGGTATAATATAAAAAAGAGAGGGGGGTATGGCGAAGAACGCTGCATACTATGAAAAGAAAATTATTTTCCGCATCCTTCAAGATTGTCATCGGATTATCCATCATTTTATCAAGTTTTGTCAGTGGGTGGGCGACAACGTCAGAAGGGGATCTGCCATCGAAAACAGCGGTGATTCTTCATGCCATTAACAATCAGTTAGTCATTCCTGATGAACAATTGACCCCGCCATCGTTTTTAACTGGAAACAATGCTTCCGACGGGGCTGCTTTCGAGCATGAATCCCTGCAAATACCCGTGAGTGACGGCACAGTATTGCCGGGTCGTATGCACCGCCCTGCGGATGCTGAAAATGCCCCTATCATCGTTTACTATCATGGCGGTGCTTTCATGGAGGGGTATGGCAATATTCACACCCATGACAATATCGTCCGTGCGCTCGCTTATCGTTCAAATGCGATTGTGATCAGCGTTGGATACCGATTGGCACCGGAACATGTTTTTCCAAAAGCTGTCGATGATTCTTATGATGCGTTGCAGTGGGCGTATGAACAGGCCGAGGAACTAGGCGGTTCAAAAGAAAAAATGGTTGTGGCAGGGGATAGTGCCGGCGGCAATCTTGCTACAGTAACGGCGCTAAAAGCACGCAACGAAGGAGGACCCGAAGTAAAGGCCCAGCTTCTCTATTACCCTTTGACGACGTTTCATGACCGTCCTTTGGAAACTCGTGATAAATATGCAAGCGGCAATTACTTGCTGTCAAGAACGGTAATGGAAAAAGCACGTGATGCGTATACACCGGGGGAAAAAATGCGGGAAAATCCCTATGTGTCCCCCCTTGACGAAGGGGTGGCCGAAGGTCTCCCTCCAGCATTTATTGCAACGGCGGAATTTGACCCGCTAAGAGATGAAGGTGAACTTTACGCTCATAAGCTTCACGAAGAAGAAGTTCCCGTGGAAGCCATTCGGTATGAAGGCGTTATGCATGGGTTTTTATCCTTTTACGAGGTACTCGCCACCGGCCGCCACGCGTTGGATGACAGCATAGCATTTCTTGATCGGACATTAAATGATAAAGAAGTGGCAGGGGCGGGGTTTCGAATCGTGGAAAGGGAACAACCCACAGGGGTTGAGAGACTCAGGGAGGAGACAGAAGCCCACATGGGTGCCGTTTACCTTCTCGGGTTACACGCTCAACGCCAAATCGATCAATGGGTGGAAACCTCGTTATTGGCTGACTCCGATAACGAATAACGAATACAAACGGACCCTGGATCACATTTTAAGTGATTCAGGGTCAATTTATGGGGATATAGAATCGTTAGAGCTTCTGTATCAGTATTTGATTCCATATGTGTCCATATTCTTTTATATCCTCTGTTTTATTTTCATTATGACTGTGCTATACTATCCAAGGATTGCTCACCACGAAAATACAATCACGAGATAAAGGGGGGTCCCTAATGTTGGCGGGACGGAAACAACGACTACAGACATTTGCAAAACGGCGTCGTCAATTGAATGTCCATGAGCGAATACAAGAAAATGAAAAGCTTTCGATCCTTGAACGGGAGATGCCCCGATTTATTAATATGACGATGCCGATTTTTTTATTGCGTCCGGAAATGGAACGACAGCTTCATCAATTTTTGCAGACCGCCGCTCAGGAGCGGGTTCCTTCAAAGTTCTTCTTCAAAAAGAATGGGCGTGACCAAGCGCTTTTTTATCATAAAGAGCTTTCTGTCTTTATTAAGTATTTACGAAAGCAAGGGTTCTATTTAAACGGTCATGAAGCATTGTTTGCTCATGTTCTCCTGAATCATTTAGCGATCCTAAGCTTTCAGCATATGCAAAGGCGGTATGGATTGCTGACATTATCGACGGACACCCTTACAGACGTATTTGACCGCTATTTGCATCTCGTTAATGAAAAAGATTATTATCGCGTCGACCACTTGGAGTACTTGCGGCAAAATTTGATAAGCAAACGTATGGTCCCGGTTACGACGAGTCAAAATAAACTTAAACGCCAATTGAAACAATATGAAAAAAATCATGAAGACCTTCAAATTCACAAGTTTGAACAACGTCTTCAAAAAAACGTGAATTAAAAAGGCTTCCCGGAAAATGGGAAGCCTTTTCTTTTTCTTTTTCTTGTTTTACAGCTCTTTAATAAGGAGGGGTCCGGGAATGGATGTTACCGCTATTACTGGCATCATTCCGGATAAGGAGCGAACGAATCTCTGGGAATCATAATTTTCATGTATGGATCTCTGGCCAGCCACCCTCTCCTTAAAAAATAATATGTGCGCATAAAACAATAATCGGCAAGGTAATAATGGTTCTCAACAAGAAAATCATAACCAGTTGCCAAAAGGTAATCGGAATTTTTGAGCCGAGAATCATACCGCCAACCTCGGACATATAAATCAACTGACTGATCGAAAGACAGCCGATAATAAAACGTGTCATTTCACTTTGGATATCCGAAGCGATGATCGCGGGGAGCAACATGTCCGCGAACCCGATTAACATCGCCTCCGATGCCGCTTGTGCTTCGGGCACTTGCATAAGTTCCAAGATTGGAATGAAAGGAAGGCCCAACCACTGAAAAACCGGGGTATGTTCAGCGATGATGATCATAATCGTACCAAGCGTCATGACTATGGGAATGACGGCAAGCCACATCTCCATGACATTCCTTATTCCGTTACGCCCGGCTTCTTGTGTGCTGGCATCGCCGGCTCGCGTAAGCGCTCCTTTCCACGCGCGGGTGATTGCCGGTTGGTCGGAATTTTCGTTTCGTGTTTTCGGTTCAGCCCCCGGGTAATATTCTTCGCTTTTTCTTGAAAGCGGAGGGATGCGGGGCATAATGATCGCGGCAACAAAACCGGCGATGATAATCGTGATGTAATAGGGAAGGAACATATGGGTCAAATCAAGATATCCGAGGACGACGATCGTAAAGGTAATCGATACGATATTAAAAGTCGTTCCCAGAACGGCCGCTTCCCGTTTTGTATAATGCCCTTGTTCATACTGCTGACTCGTTAACAATACCCCGATGGCCGCGTCCCCGAGCCATGAGGCTAAACTGTCGATGGAAGAACGGCCGGGCATCGTAAAAAGCGGTCGCATAATGATATGCAACAACACCCCTGTGAATTCCAACAGGCCAAAGTTCATCAACAAAGGCAAAAAGATGCCGGCGAACAGAAAGATTGTAAGTAAAAAGGAGGCCAATCCAAGAATTTCTCCCCCCGTTGCTTCTCCCCAAAACCATTCCGGCCCCCACTCAAAGAGAATGGCGACTGCGAATATAAATCCGATGATCCGTATGACCAACCAAACGGGTGTTACGGAAAAGAGGGACTCAAAAAGCGAACGGCGCATCCATTCCGGGTAGAGGTAACGATAGAGGATCGTACCAATAACCGATATGGCGGTAATGGTCACAATCAGTTCTCCCAAGATGGGAGAGAGGAACGAGTCCAGTGTTTCGGCCAACCACGCGATTGGAATGGTGATTTCGCCATCCACGTTAATAGGTGTAATAAATATAATAATCCCGACAATAGAAGGGAGGAGAAATTTTAGCATGTGCGTACTGTTATATTGTTTCGCAGACAAGGAATCACTTCCAGACAATGATAAATATAAGGCTGTTATTCAAAACCATTTAATTTTCCAAGCGTCTCTTCCAATTCGCGCAAAGTGGATATTTCAGCGTCCGGTACAATCCCGGTGTCCGCTTCTTCGTGATCGCGATTGAGCCAAATCGTTTTTAATCCTGCGCGAATGCCACCGATAATGTCCGTATGTAAATTATCCCCGATCATCACGGTTTGATTCGCATCGGCACCGAGTTGTTCTAGTGCATAGGAAAAAATGGATGTGTCCGGTTTACCAACTCCAAAGGCGCCGGAGATTACAATGCGGTCAAAATGGGGGATAAGCGCTTTTGTCATGTGTAATTTTTTCAACTGCAAGCTGGGAGCCCCATTTGTCACGAGGGCAAGTTGATAAGGGATGTTCATTTTTGTTAAAACTTCAAACGTTTCTTCGTAGACGTAAGGGAGTGTCTCCCGATAGTCAATGAAATGTTTTGAGAGCTCCCTTGCCAGTGAAAAATCCTCAATGCCGACGTTCTTTAACGCTTCCGTCCAAACTTCAAACTGATACATCCGAATGTTTGCGCCCATCTCCCTGAGTCGAACGTCGTGAATATCATCAAACGTCCCCCATAGCCCTTCAAACGGGTTGATGCCTAGAGCGGTTGTCAAAGGATAAAACGATTGCTTTTCATACAGGGTCGGGGCTACTGTTCTTACAGCCTCCATCAGCTCTGTACTTTCAACGCCTACTTGACGGAATGCTTCGTTACATGTGGCTAAAAGAGATTCGGATATACTCTTTTTATCCCATAATAATGTGTCATCCAAATCGAACAGAAGTGTATGTATCATCTAATCCACCCTTTCAAATCTTTAACGTTATGCCATTAGACAAGAGATGTACAATGGCACATGCCACCCCTTGATCTTGGCTCCTTCAGCAACTGTAATCCCTGAGAGGGGCATGTTACTTTATTGTAGCATATGGTCAAACGATGCAAACAACATTTTGGAGGGAAGGACTGAGAGGCAGAAGATAATGTTTAACAGACGTGAAGGTTTTAACGACCTCTTTATAGAAGGAGGTAAACTCCCTCTGATAGACGTTTCATTTTATAAAATAAAGTAGAAATTGTCGTTATTTGTTGCTTTCGGCTTTTTTTCGTGACAAAAAATCGGGATGCTTTTCGAAATAGATAACCTTTCTTTTGTATCCTGTTACAGGGCATGTTAAAATAAATTTGTGAACACAAAATGACTTTTAGGAACATATGGAGACGGGAAGCAGGTTTGCAAAAGGTGTTATTTCAAGTTATGATGCTTCCTCTCTTTTCATGTGCCGAAAAGCTGATAAACGGGAGAGTGATGATACCGGCACCCGGTTTATTGACATTGAAACACACCTCAAAATAGTCCGCTAATCAATTGAGTTGCAAACAAGTGTAGTTGGAGGTAGTAGCAGATGGACAGAAACGTTTCCAAGCCGGATAAGACTTGGGAAACATTTCACGGACCTAATCTAGGTTACGTGATGGACATGTACGAAAAATACAAGAATGATTCGGACGAAGTAGACCCGGATTTGAAAGAGTGGTTTGAAGCTCACGGAGCTCCCGTCGCCAAACCGCTAAATGGGCATGCTCCCGATGTTTCTCCGGAAATGTCTACGACGATGATGCATAAGATTGCAAAGGCGATAAAACTTGCGGATAACATTCGCAGATTCGGTCATGTTTTGGCAGATGTTAACCCGCTTGAATCCCCCGGAGAGGAGTCTCCGCTTTTACAGCCCGAGGAAAATGGCCTGGATGAAGAAGACTTAACATCCATGCCGGCAGATATGCTATGCGAGGATGCCCCGAATCATGTAGAAAATGGCTATGACGCCATTATGCACTTAAAACAAATGTACACGAAATCAATCGCGTTTGAATTCGACCAAGTCCACGACCTTGAGGAACGAGGCTGGTTGAACCGTATGGTTGAATCCGGAGACATTTATGAAGATTTATCGGAGGAAAGACGAAAGCATCTCCTTGAACAATTAACGGCTACCGAGAAATTCGAGCAATTTTTGCATAAGAATTTTGTTGGGCAAAAACGCTTTTCCGTCGAAGGCCTTGACACCATGATTCCCATGCTTGAAGAGATGGTACAATATTTCATGCATGAGGGCGCTGACCATGTCATGCTCGGCATGGCGCATCGCGGCCGATTAAGTACACTTGCACATGTATTGGGCAAGCCATATAATCTGATTTTTTCCGAATTCAAGCATGCGCCTAATAAAGAAACCGTTCCCTCGGAGGGTGCAACGACGTTAAATTATGGTTGGACCGGTGATGTCAAATATCACTTAGGCGCAAACCGGAAAATTAATCAAGCGTCCACCCATACAACGGTGAGCGTCGCTAACAACCCGAGCCACCTGGAATTTGTTAACCCCGTTGTAGCCGGATACGCCCGTGCTGCACAAGAGGATCGTGAAAAAACCGGGTTTCCGGATGTTGAAGCCAACAAGGCCGGAGCCATTCTTGTGCATGGAGACGCGGCATTCCCCGGTGAAGGCATCGTGGCTGAAACATTGAATTTAAGCCGCTTGAAAGGGTATCAAATCGGAGGGACCCTCCACATTATCGCGAATAATTTGCTCGGTTTCACGACCGAAAGCCACGATTCCCGATCGACCACCTACGCCAGCGACTTGGCGAAAGGGTTTGAGATCCCCATCATTCATGTAAACGCTGATGATCCTGATGCCTGTATAGCAGCCGTGCATCTGGCTTGCGAATATCGCAGTCGCTTTCATAAAGACTTCTTGATCGATTTAGTGGGTTATCGTCGTTATGGCCACAACGAGGGGGACGAACCCGCGGCGACCCAACCCAAACTTTACGAAACAATTCGTTCGCATGACACTGCCACAACGATTTACGCCGATAAGCTCCAACAAGAAGGTATCCTCGAAGAGGAACAGGCAACGGCCATGCAAAAAGAAATGCAAGAAAAACTGGAAAAAGAATATGAGAAAGTTTCCGGGAGCTACACCCCCGGAGAAACAGAGCCACCTGAAGTCATTGAAAAAGGGTTGCCCGATGTGGAAACGAGCGTCGACTATGATACGTTGAAGCAAATGAATGAAGAATTACTTGAACAGCCGGAAGGATTCACTGCTTTTCGCAATGTGAAGCGTATCCTCAACCGTAGGGAAAAAGCATTTACGGAAGGGAAGATCGATTGGGGGCACGCCGAAGCCCTTGCTTTTGCATCGATTATATCCGATGGTACACCGATCCGGATGACGGGACAAGATTCAGAACGAGGGACTTTTAACCACCGTCATCTCATCCTTCATGATGCAGCAACCGGAGAGAATCATTCACCGATGCACACGTTATCGACAGCAAACGCATCTTTTGCCCTTCACAACAGCCCGCTCTCCGAGGCAGCCGTCGTAGGATTTGAGTACGGTTATAACGTTCAGGCACCGGATACGTTAGTCCTTTGGGAAGCACAGTACGGAGATTTCAATAACGCGGCCCAAGTTCATTTTGATCAATTCATTTCGGCCGGAAGAGCAAAGTGGGGGCAACGATCAGGCATTGTTCTGCTATTGCCGCACGGATATGAAGGGGCAGGCCCCGAACATTCAAGCGCGCGATTGGAACGCTTTTTGTCTCTTGCTGCCGAGAATAACTGGAACGTTGTCAACGCCACGAACACGTCCCAGTATTTCCATCTGTTACGCCGACAAGCCGCTACGTTGGAAATGGACGAAGTAAGGCCACTTGTGTTGATGACGCCGAAAAGCCTGCTCAGAAATCAAACGATTGCAGACTCGCACGAAGCGTTTACCGACGGCAAATTTAAAGCAGTTATCGAAGATCCGAAAACGAGCGGTAACAAAGAAGAAGACGTAGATACAATTATCTTTTGCAGTGGTAAAGTGTCCATCGATCTCCATGAAACGATCGACGAAGATGTGGATGTCAGCCATTTGCATATCGCGAGAGTTGAGGAATTGTATCCATATCCAAAAGAAGACATCAAGGTCGTTCTTTCCAAGTATAAAAATGTTAAACATGTCAAATGGGTACAAGAAGAGCCTAAAAACATGGGGGCTTGGAGCTATATCGAGCCTTATCTACGTGAAACGTTGCCCGCGGACATTGATATTGAGTATATCGGCAGAAGACGCCGTTCCAGCCCATCTGAAGGCGACCCCAATGTCCATAAAAACGAACAGCAAAGAATCATCAATGACGCGTTGGGCCTACAAGAAGGGAGAGACGACTAAATGGCAGAAATAAAAGTACCAGAGCTCGCAGAATCAGTCACTGAAGGAACGATTGCCGAATGGTTAAAACAGCCGGGCGATTACGTAGAAAAGGGCGAAGCCGTTGCCGAGCTTGAAACGGATAAGGTAAACGTCGAACTAAATGCTGAACAAGCAGGTGTATTGCAAGAAATCTTGAGTGAAGAAGGGGAAGATGTTTCCGTCGGTGACGTCGTTGCCAAACTCGATGAAAACGCGACCGAAGGCAGCAGCCCCTCGGATGAGGCGTCTTCCGATGAAAAAACAGAAGAAAAAGAGGCGCCGGCCCAAAGCGAAAGCAGCGGAAAAGAGAAAACAGAATCCGCTCCACAACAAGAAAGTGCAGGCGATAATGGAGACGAATCTTCCGAACATGTTATTGCATCTCCGGCCGCCCGCAAACTTGCCCGTGAAAAAGGCATCAACCTTGCCGAGGTTCCGGTTCGCGACCCGCTCGGTCGAGTGCGAAAAGAAGATATCGAATCGTATGAGTCCAATAAAGCTGCCCAAAGTCAGCAGGCGTCATCGCAAAAAAGTGCGCCCGAAAGCAAAGATACAGACGATGAATTC
The Salicibibacter kimchii DNA segment above includes these coding regions:
- a CDS encoding 2-oxoglutarate dehydrogenase E1 component codes for the protein MDRNVSKPDKTWETFHGPNLGYVMDMYEKYKNDSDEVDPDLKEWFEAHGAPVAKPLNGHAPDVSPEMSTTMMHKIAKAIKLADNIRRFGHVLADVNPLESPGEESPLLQPEENGLDEEDLTSMPADMLCEDAPNHVENGYDAIMHLKQMYTKSIAFEFDQVHDLEERGWLNRMVESGDIYEDLSEERRKHLLEQLTATEKFEQFLHKNFVGQKRFSVEGLDTMIPMLEEMVQYFMHEGADHVMLGMAHRGRLSTLAHVLGKPYNLIFSEFKHAPNKETVPSEGATTLNYGWTGDVKYHLGANRKINQASTHTTVSVANNPSHLEFVNPVVAGYARAAQEDREKTGFPDVEANKAGAILVHGDAAFPGEGIVAETLNLSRLKGYQIGGTLHIIANNLLGFTTESHDSRSTTYASDLAKGFEIPIIHVNADDPDACIAAVHLACEYRSRFHKDFLIDLVGYRRYGHNEGDEPAATQPKLYETIRSHDTATTIYADKLQQEGILEEEQATAMQKEMQEKLEKEYEKVSGSYTPGETEPPEVIEKGLPDVETSVDYDTLKQMNEELLEQPEGFTAFRNVKRILNRREKAFTEGKIDWGHAEALAFASIISDGTPIRMTGQDSERGTFNHRHLILHDAATGENHSPMHTLSTANASFALHNSPLSEAAVVGFEYGYNVQAPDTLVLWEAQYGDFNNAAQVHFDQFISAGRAKWGQRSGIVLLLPHGYEGAGPEHSSARLERFLSLAAENNWNVVNATNTSQYFHLLRRQAATLEMDEVRPLVLMTPKSLLRNQTIADSHEAFTDGKFKAVIEDPKTSGNKEEDVDTIIFCSGKVSIDLHETIDEDVDVSHLHIARVEELYPYPKEDIKVVLSKYKNVKHVKWVQEEPKNMGAWSYIEPYLRETLPADIDIEYIGRRRRSSPSEGDPNVHKNEQQRIINDALGLQEGRDD